The proteins below come from a single Cervus elaphus chromosome 4, mCerEla1.1, whole genome shotgun sequence genomic window:
- the RPS9 gene encoding 40S ribosomal protein S9, translating to MPVARSWVCRKTYVTPRRPFEKSRLDQELKLIGEYGLRNKREVWRVKFTLAKIRKAARELLTLDEKDPRRLFEGNALLRRLVRIGVLDEGKMKLDYILGLKIEDFLERRLQTQVFKLGLAKSIHHARVLIRQRHIRVRKQVVNIPSFIVRLDSQKHIDFSLRSPYGGGRPGRVKRKNAKKGQGGAGAGDDEEED from the exons ATGCCGGTCGCCCGGAGCTGGGTTTGTCGCAAAACCTATGTGACCCCGCGGAGACCCTTCGAGAAGTCCCGGCTCGACCAAGAGCTGAAGCTGATCG GCGAGTATGGGCTCCGGAACAAACGTGAGGTCTGGAGGGTCAAATTCACCCTGGCCAAGATCCGAAAGGCTGCCCGGGAGCTGCTGACGCTGGATGAGAAAGACCCGCGGCGTCTGTTCGAAG GTAACGCCCTGTTGCGGCGGCTCGTCCGTATCGGGGTGCTGGACGAAGGCAAGATGAAGCTGGATTACATCCTGGGCCTGAAGATTGAGGATTTCTTGGAGAGACGCCTGCAGACCCAGGTCTTCAAGCTGGGCCTGGCCAAGTCCATCCACCACGCCCGCGTGCTCATCCGCCAGCGCCACATCAG GGTCCGCAAGCAGGTGGTAAACATCCCGTCCTTCATCGTGCGCCTGGACTCCCAGAAGCACATCGACTTCTCCCTGCGCTCCCCGTACGGCGGGGGCCGCCCGGGCCGCGTGAAGAGGAAGAACGCCAAGAAGGGCCAGGGCGGGGCCGGAGCCGGCGACGACGAGGAGGAGGACTGA
- the TSEN34 gene encoding tRNA-splicing endonuclease subunit Sen34 isoform X1 produces MLTAGRMLVVEVANGRSLVWGAEAVQALRERLGVGGRTVGALPRGPRQNSRLGLPLLLMPEEARLLAEIGAVTLVSAPRPDPRQHSLALASFKRQQEQGFQEQSALAAEAREIRRQELLEKITEGQAAKKLKLEQESGTSGSQEAGGKQAAEENEASAGQAAGEHEEACEGSSPQPGPSNGVAPLPRSALLIQLATARPRPIKARPLDWRVQSKDWPHAGRPAHELRYSIYRDLWERGFFLSAAGKFGGDFLVYPGDPLRFHAHYIAQCWAPGDPIPLQDLVSAGRLGTSVRKTLLLCSPQPDGKVVYTSLQWASLQ; encoded by the exons ATGCTGACCGCAGG GAGGATGCTGGTGGTGGAGGTGGCGAACGGCCGCTCCCTGGTATGGGGGGCCGAGGCGGTGCAGGCGCTGCGGGAGCGCCTGGGCGTGGGGGGCCGCACGGTGGGCGCCCTGCCCCGCGGGCCCCGCCAGAACTCGCGCCTGGGCCTCCCACTGCTGCTGATGCCTGAGGAGGCGCGACTGCTGGCCGAGATCGGCGCAGTGACCCTAGTCAGCGCCCCGCGCCCGGACCCCCGCCAACACAGCCTG GCACTGGCATCCTTCAAGCGTCAGCAAGAGCAGGGTTTCCAGGAGCAAAGCGCTCTGGCAGCTGAGGCCCGAGAGATCCGTCGTCAGGAGCTCCTAGAGAAGATTACAGAGGGCCAGGCTGCGAAGAAGCTAAAGCTGGAACAGGAATCAGGGACCAGTGGGAGCCAGGAGGCCGGTGGGAAGCAAGCTGCCGAAGAGAATGAGGCCAGTGCTGGCCAGGCTGCTGGAGAGCATGAGGAAGCATGTGAAG gctcctctccccagccAGGGCCTTCAAATGGAGTGGCCCCCTTACCGAGGTCTGCTCTGCTTATCCAGTTGGCCACTGCTCGGCCGCGGCCCATCAAGGCTAGGCCCCTGGACTGGCGTGTCCAGTCCAAAGACTGGCCCCATGCTGGCCGCCCTGCCCACGAGCTTCGCTACAGCATCTACAGAGACCTGTGGGAACGAGGCTTCTTCCTCAGTGCCGCTGGCAAGTTCGGGGGCGACTTCCTGGTCTATCCTG GCGACCCGCTGCGTTTCCACGCTCATTACATCGCCCAGTGCTGGGCTCCCGGGGATCCCATCCCACTCCAGGACCTGGTTTCGGCTGGCCGCCTGGGCACCAGTGTCAGAAAGACACTGCTGCTTTGCTCCCCGCAGCCCGATGGTAAGGTGGTCTACACGTCCCTGCAGTGGGCCAGCCTGCAGTGA
- the TSEN34 gene encoding tRNA-splicing endonuclease subunit Sen34 isoform X2 has translation MLVVEVANGRSLVWGAEAVQALRERLGVGGRTVGALPRGPRQNSRLGLPLLLMPEEARLLAEIGAVTLVSAPRPDPRQHSLALASFKRQQEQGFQEQSALAAEAREIRRQELLEKITEGQAAKKLKLEQESGTSGSQEAGGKQAAEENEASAGQAAGEHEEACEGSSPQPGPSNGVAPLPRSALLIQLATARPRPIKARPLDWRVQSKDWPHAGRPAHELRYSIYRDLWERGFFLSAAGKFGGDFLVYPGDPLRFHAHYIAQCWAPGDPIPLQDLVSAGRLGTSVRKTLLLCSPQPDGKVVYTSLQWASLQ, from the exons ATGCTGGTGGTGGAGGTGGCGAACGGCCGCTCCCTGGTATGGGGGGCCGAGGCGGTGCAGGCGCTGCGGGAGCGCCTGGGCGTGGGGGGCCGCACGGTGGGCGCCCTGCCCCGCGGGCCCCGCCAGAACTCGCGCCTGGGCCTCCCACTGCTGCTGATGCCTGAGGAGGCGCGACTGCTGGCCGAGATCGGCGCAGTGACCCTAGTCAGCGCCCCGCGCCCGGACCCCCGCCAACACAGCCTG GCACTGGCATCCTTCAAGCGTCAGCAAGAGCAGGGTTTCCAGGAGCAAAGCGCTCTGGCAGCTGAGGCCCGAGAGATCCGTCGTCAGGAGCTCCTAGAGAAGATTACAGAGGGCCAGGCTGCGAAGAAGCTAAAGCTGGAACAGGAATCAGGGACCAGTGGGAGCCAGGAGGCCGGTGGGAAGCAAGCTGCCGAAGAGAATGAGGCCAGTGCTGGCCAGGCTGCTGGAGAGCATGAGGAAGCATGTGAAG gctcctctccccagccAGGGCCTTCAAATGGAGTGGCCCCCTTACCGAGGTCTGCTCTGCTTATCCAGTTGGCCACTGCTCGGCCGCGGCCCATCAAGGCTAGGCCCCTGGACTGGCGTGTCCAGTCCAAAGACTGGCCCCATGCTGGCCGCCCTGCCCACGAGCTTCGCTACAGCATCTACAGAGACCTGTGGGAACGAGGCTTCTTCCTCAGTGCCGCTGGCAAGTTCGGGGGCGACTTCCTGGTCTATCCTG GCGACCCGCTGCGTTTCCACGCTCATTACATCGCCCAGTGCTGGGCTCCCGGGGATCCCATCCCACTCCAGGACCTGGTTTCGGCTGGCCGCCTGGGCACCAGTGTCAGAAAGACACTGCTGCTTTGCTCCCCGCAGCCCGATGGTAAGGTGGTCTACACGTCCCTGCAGTGGGCCAGCCTGCAGTGA
- the LOC122692590 gene encoding leukocyte immunoglobulin-like receptor subfamily B member 3 isoform X2: protein MRGSAMTLTFTTLLCLGLCWGPWNQGQPEVLPKPSIWADPGTMVAHGSPVTIWCQGSLLADVYRLYKESGSGSWEAQAPQGSRNKAGFHFEYTRSGDAGQYQCAYRSRNRWSGWSDPLPLVVTGVYRAPSLSAQPSPVVAAGGKVSLTCSSQYAAGTLHLLKEGGADLPRYQASRNYGNQGREEAVFPVGPVTSSHGGTYRCYDAPSNLPYLWSHPSDPLHLQVTGLSRAPSLSAQPGSLVLPGDNLTLRCGSEAGFGSFALTTDERLSPPPRLEGQQSPDFPLGRVTRAHGGRYRCYRGHNVSHAWSAPSAPLDILVAGMHRKPSLSARPGASVPQGENVTLQCRSEVRSDTFHLSKEGSLAPPQHLHLQDMAPPVQANFTLRAVTSAHSGTYRCYSSQSTAPHLLSLPSDPLELLVSGGSGNQLLPALESGPGLPWYLSVLIGVSVTFVLLLLILLFLRHRGQDRRRKSAAASGLEDRGRQKSSSPAADAPEESLYCAVTEDARPEQGRARASQAATPEDPQDVTYAQLDHSIKQGATTPTNQQPGECPAEPSVYATLALH, encoded by the exons ATGAGAGGCAGCGCCATGACCCTGACCTTCACCACCCTTCTCTGCCTCG GGCTGTGCTGGGGCCCGTGGAACCAGGGACAGCCAG AGGTTCTCCCCAAACCCTCCATCTGGGCTGACCCGGGCACCATGGTCGCCCACGGGAGCCCGGTGACCATCTGGTGTCAGGGGTCTCTGCTGGCAGATGTCTACCGTCTGTATAAAGAGAGCGGCTCTGGATCCTGGGAGGCTCAGGCCCCTCAGGGCTCCAGGAACAAGGCCGGGTTCCACTTTGAATACACGAGGTCAGGTGATGCCGGGCAGTATCAGTGTGCATATCGCAGCAGGAACCGCTGGTCAGGCTGGAGTGACCCCCTGCCCCTGGTGGTGACAG GAGTGTACAGGGCGCCCTCCCTGtccgcccagcccagccctgtggTGGCCGCAGGAGGCAAAGTGTCCCTCACGTGCAGTTCACAGTATGCAGCGGGCACGCTGCACCTGCTGAAGGAGGGAGGCGCTGACCTGCCCCGATACCAGGCGTCGAGGAACTATGGGAACCAAGGGCGGGAAGAGGCTGTGTTCCCTGTGGGCCCCGTGACCAGCTCCCACGGGGGGACCTACAGGTGCTATGATGCTCCCAGCAACCTGCCCTATCTGTGGTCGCACCCCAGTGACCCTCTGCATCTCCAGGTCACAG GCCTGTCCAGGGCGCCCTCCCTGTCCGCCCAGCCCGGCTCGCTCGTGCTCCCCGGAGACAACCTGACCCTCCGGTGTGGCTCAGAGGCCGGCTTTGGCAGCTTCGCTCTGACCACGGACGAGCGGCTCAGCCCGCCCCCCCGCCTAGAAGGGCAGCAGAGCCCCGACTTCCCCCTGGGCCGCGTGACCCGCGCCCACGGGGGCCGGTACAGATGCTATCGTGGGCACAACGTCTCCCACGCGTGGTCGGCCCCCAGCGCCCCCCTGGACATCCTGGTCGCGG gaATGCACAGGAAACCCTCCCTCTCCGCCCGCCCGGGGGCCTCAGTGCCCCAGGGAGAGAACGTGACCCTGCAGTGTCGCTCTGAGGTCCGCTCAGACACCTTCCATCTGTCCAAGGAGGGGTCGCTCGCTCCTCCCCAGCACCTTCATCTGCAGGACATGGCTCCGCCCGTCCAGGCCAACTTCACCCTGAGAGCTGTGACCTCAGCCCACAGTGGGACCTACAGATGCTACAGCTCACAGAGCACTGCCCCCCACCTGCTGTCGCTCCCCAGCGACCCCCTGGAGCTCCTGGTCTCAG GAGGCTCCGGGAATCAGCTCCTCCCTGCCTTGGAATCAGGCCCGG GCCTCCCCTGGTACCTGAGTGTCCTCATCGGGGTCTCGGTGACCTTCGTCCTGCTGctcctcatcctcctcttcctccgaCACCGGGGTCAGGACAGACGCAGGAAGTCAG CCGCAGCATCAGGGCTTGAGGACAGAGGCCGGCAGAAGAG CTCCAGCCCGGCTGCTGACGCCCCGGAGGAAAGCTTGTACT GTGCCGTCACGGAAGACGCACGGCCGGAGCAGGGCAGAGCGAGGGCCAGCCAG GCTGCCACACCTGAAGACCCCCAGGATGTGACCTATGCCCAACTGGACCACTCAATCAAGCAGGGGGCAACCACGCCCACCAACCAGCAGCCAGGGGAGTGCCCCGCAGAGCCCAGCGTGTACGCCACTCTCGCCTTGCACTAG
- the LOC122692590 gene encoding leukocyte immunoglobulin-like receptor subfamily B member 3 isoform X3, with amino-acid sequence MRGSAMTLTFTTLLCLGLCWGPWNQGQPEVLPKPSIWADPGTMVAHGSPVTIWCQGSLLADVYRLYKESGSGSWEAQAPQGSRNKAGFHFEYTRSGDAGQYQCAYRSRNRWSGWSDPLPLVVTGVYRAPSLSAQPSPVVAAGGKVSLTCSSQYAAGTLHLLKEGGADLPRYQASRNYGNQGREEAVFPVGPVTSSHGGTYRCYDAPSNLPYLWSHPSDPLHLQVTGMHRKPSLSARPGASVPQGENVTLQCRSEVRSDTFHLSKEGSLAPPQHLHLQDMAPPVQANFTLRAVTSAHSGTYRCYSSQSTAPHLLSLPSDPLELLVSGGSGNQLLPALESGPGLPWYLSVLIGVSVTFVLLLLILLFLRHRGQDRRRKSAAAASGLEDRGRQKSSSPAADAPEESLYCAVTEDARPEQGRARASQAATPEDPQDVTYAQLDHSIKQGATTPTNQQPGECPAEPSVYATLALH; translated from the exons ATGAGAGGCAGCGCCATGACCCTGACCTTCACCACCCTTCTCTGCCTCG GGCTGTGCTGGGGCCCGTGGAACCAGGGACAGCCAG AGGTTCTCCCCAAACCCTCCATCTGGGCTGACCCGGGCACCATGGTCGCCCACGGGAGCCCGGTGACCATCTGGTGTCAGGGGTCTCTGCTGGCAGATGTCTACCGTCTGTATAAAGAGAGCGGCTCTGGATCCTGGGAGGCTCAGGCCCCTCAGGGCTCCAGGAACAAGGCCGGGTTCCACTTTGAATACACGAGGTCAGGTGATGCCGGGCAGTATCAGTGTGCATATCGCAGCAGGAACCGCTGGTCAGGCTGGAGTGACCCCCTGCCCCTGGTGGTGACAG GAGTGTACAGGGCGCCCTCCCTGtccgcccagcccagccctgtggTGGCCGCAGGAGGCAAAGTGTCCCTCACGTGCAGTTCACAGTATGCAGCGGGCACGCTGCACCTGCTGAAGGAGGGAGGCGCTGACCTGCCCCGATACCAGGCGTCGAGGAACTATGGGAACCAAGGGCGGGAAGAGGCTGTGTTCCCTGTGGGCCCCGTGACCAGCTCCCACGGGGGGACCTACAGGTGCTATGATGCTCCCAGCAACCTGCCCTATCTGTGGTCGCACCCCAGTGACCCTCTGCATCTCCAGGTCACAG gaATGCACAGGAAACCCTCCCTCTCCGCCCGCCCGGGGGCCTCAGTGCCCCAGGGAGAGAACGTGACCCTGCAGTGTCGCTCTGAGGTCCGCTCAGACACCTTCCATCTGTCCAAGGAGGGGTCGCTCGCTCCTCCCCAGCACCTTCATCTGCAGGACATGGCTCCGCCCGTCCAGGCCAACTTCACCCTGAGAGCTGTGACCTCAGCCCACAGTGGGACCTACAGATGCTACAGCTCACAGAGCACTGCCCCCCACCTGCTGTCGCTCCCCAGCGACCCCCTGGAGCTCCTGGTCTCAG GAGGCTCCGGGAATCAGCTCCTCCCTGCCTTGGAATCAGGCCCGG GCCTCCCCTGGTACCTGAGTGTCCTCATCGGGGTCTCGGTGACCTTCGTCCTGCTGctcctcatcctcctcttcctccgaCACCGGGGTCAGGACAGACGCAGGAAGTCAG CAGCCGCAGCATCAGGGCTTGAGGACAGAGGCCGGCAGAAGAG CTCCAGCCCGGCTGCTGACGCCCCGGAGGAAAGCTTGTACT GTGCCGTCACGGAAGACGCACGGCCGGAGCAGGGCAGAGCGAGGGCCAGCCAG GCTGCCACACCTGAAGACCCCCAGGATGTGACCTATGCCCAACTGGACCACTCAATCAAGCAGGGGGCAACCACGCCCACCAACCAGCAGCCAGGGGAGTGCCCCGCAGAGCCCAGCGTGTACGCCACTCTCGCCTTGCACTAG
- the LOC122692590 gene encoding leukocyte immunoglobulin-like receptor subfamily B member 3 isoform X1: MRGSAMTLTFTTLLCLGLCWGPWNQGQPEVLPKPSIWADPGTMVAHGSPVTIWCQGSLLADVYRLYKESGSGSWEAQAPQGSRNKAGFHFEYTRSGDAGQYQCAYRSRNRWSGWSDPLPLVVTGVYRAPSLSAQPSPVVAAGGKVSLTCSSQYAAGTLHLLKEGGADLPRYQASRNYGNQGREEAVFPVGPVTSSHGGTYRCYDAPSNLPYLWSHPSDPLHLQVTGLSRAPSLSAQPGSLVLPGDNLTLRCGSEAGFGSFALTTDERLSPPPRLEGQQSPDFPLGRVTRAHGGRYRCYRGHNVSHAWSAPSAPLDILVAGMHRKPSLSARPGASVPQGENVTLQCRSEVRSDTFHLSKEGSLAPPQHLHLQDMAPPVQANFTLRAVTSAHSGTYRCYSSQSTAPHLLSLPSDPLELLVSGGSGNQLLPALESGPGLPWYLSVLIGVSVTFVLLLLILLFLRHRGQDRRRKSAAAASGLEDRGRQKSSSPAADAPEESLYCAVTEDARPEQGRARASQAATPEDPQDVTYAQLDHSIKQGATTPTNQQPGECPAEPSVYATLALH; encoded by the exons ATGAGAGGCAGCGCCATGACCCTGACCTTCACCACCCTTCTCTGCCTCG GGCTGTGCTGGGGCCCGTGGAACCAGGGACAGCCAG AGGTTCTCCCCAAACCCTCCATCTGGGCTGACCCGGGCACCATGGTCGCCCACGGGAGCCCGGTGACCATCTGGTGTCAGGGGTCTCTGCTGGCAGATGTCTACCGTCTGTATAAAGAGAGCGGCTCTGGATCCTGGGAGGCTCAGGCCCCTCAGGGCTCCAGGAACAAGGCCGGGTTCCACTTTGAATACACGAGGTCAGGTGATGCCGGGCAGTATCAGTGTGCATATCGCAGCAGGAACCGCTGGTCAGGCTGGAGTGACCCCCTGCCCCTGGTGGTGACAG GAGTGTACAGGGCGCCCTCCCTGtccgcccagcccagccctgtggTGGCCGCAGGAGGCAAAGTGTCCCTCACGTGCAGTTCACAGTATGCAGCGGGCACGCTGCACCTGCTGAAGGAGGGAGGCGCTGACCTGCCCCGATACCAGGCGTCGAGGAACTATGGGAACCAAGGGCGGGAAGAGGCTGTGTTCCCTGTGGGCCCCGTGACCAGCTCCCACGGGGGGACCTACAGGTGCTATGATGCTCCCAGCAACCTGCCCTATCTGTGGTCGCACCCCAGTGACCCTCTGCATCTCCAGGTCACAG GCCTGTCCAGGGCGCCCTCCCTGTCCGCCCAGCCCGGCTCGCTCGTGCTCCCCGGAGACAACCTGACCCTCCGGTGTGGCTCAGAGGCCGGCTTTGGCAGCTTCGCTCTGACCACGGACGAGCGGCTCAGCCCGCCCCCCCGCCTAGAAGGGCAGCAGAGCCCCGACTTCCCCCTGGGCCGCGTGACCCGCGCCCACGGGGGCCGGTACAGATGCTATCGTGGGCACAACGTCTCCCACGCGTGGTCGGCCCCCAGCGCCCCCCTGGACATCCTGGTCGCGG gaATGCACAGGAAACCCTCCCTCTCCGCCCGCCCGGGGGCCTCAGTGCCCCAGGGAGAGAACGTGACCCTGCAGTGTCGCTCTGAGGTCCGCTCAGACACCTTCCATCTGTCCAAGGAGGGGTCGCTCGCTCCTCCCCAGCACCTTCATCTGCAGGACATGGCTCCGCCCGTCCAGGCCAACTTCACCCTGAGAGCTGTGACCTCAGCCCACAGTGGGACCTACAGATGCTACAGCTCACAGAGCACTGCCCCCCACCTGCTGTCGCTCCCCAGCGACCCCCTGGAGCTCCTGGTCTCAG GAGGCTCCGGGAATCAGCTCCTCCCTGCCTTGGAATCAGGCCCGG GCCTCCCCTGGTACCTGAGTGTCCTCATCGGGGTCTCGGTGACCTTCGTCCTGCTGctcctcatcctcctcttcctccgaCACCGGGGTCAGGACAGACGCAGGAAGTCAG CAGCCGCAGCATCAGGGCTTGAGGACAGAGGCCGGCAGAAGAG CTCCAGCCCGGCTGCTGACGCCCCGGAGGAAAGCTTGTACT GTGCCGTCACGGAAGACGCACGGCCGGAGCAGGGCAGAGCGAGGGCCAGCCAG GCTGCCACACCTGAAGACCCCCAGGATGTGACCTATGCCCAACTGGACCACTCAATCAAGCAGGGGGCAACCACGCCCACCAACCAGCAGCCAGGGGAGTGCCCCGCAGAGCCCAGCGTGTACGCCACTCTCGCCTTGCACTAG